The Chelatococcus sp. HY11 genome includes a window with the following:
- a CDS encoding ABC transporter permease subunit: protein MLFYTLRRLASAIPTLFIIVTVAFFLVRFAPGGPFDMEQPVAPQVLENLKRAYRLDQPLFFQYLDYLGKLVRGDLGPSYSALDFTVGEMLMRGLPYSISLGFGALILAVIGGVSAGVLAALHQNSASDYSVMTVATVGVTVPNFVVGPLLQLVFGLALGLLPLGGWGGGDLSHRILPTIALALPQMAVIARLTRGAMIEALRADHIRTLRANGLSNRTIVTHALRGALLPVISYLGPAAAALVTGSVVIEKIFAIPGVGAYFVDGALNRDYTLVMGTVVMLAGFVVAFNLIVDLLYAALDPRVRYE from the coding sequence ATGCTCTTCTACACCTTACGACGGCTGGCCAGCGCCATCCCCACGCTGTTCATCATCGTCACGGTGGCCTTTTTCCTGGTGCGCTTCGCGCCGGGCGGCCCGTTCGATATGGAACAGCCTGTCGCTCCCCAGGTTCTGGAAAACCTGAAGCGCGCCTACCGCCTCGATCAGCCCCTGTTCTTCCAGTATCTGGACTATCTCGGAAAGCTCGTCCGGGGCGATCTCGGCCCCAGCTACTCCGCGCTCGACTTCACTGTCGGTGAAATGCTCATGCGCGGCCTCCCCTATTCCATCTCGCTCGGCTTCGGCGCCCTGATCCTCGCCGTCATCGGCGGCGTGAGCGCCGGCGTTCTCGCCGCCCTGCACCAGAACAGCGCCAGCGACTACTCCGTCATGACGGTCGCGACGGTCGGCGTCACCGTCCCCAATTTCGTCGTCGGGCCGTTGCTGCAGCTCGTTTTCGGTCTGGCGCTCGGCCTTCTGCCGCTCGGCGGCTGGGGCGGCGGCGACCTCAGCCACCGCATTCTCCCGACAATCGCCCTGGCCCTTCCCCAGATGGCCGTCATCGCCCGCCTGACGCGCGGCGCGATGATCGAGGCTCTGCGCGCCGACCATATCCGCACGCTCCGCGCCAACGGGCTCTCCAACCGCACCATCGTCACGCACGCGCTGCGCGGAGCGCTCTTGCCCGTCATCTCCTATCTCGGCCCGGCAGCCGCCGCTCTCGTCACCGGCTCGGTTGTCATCGAGAAGATCTTCGCCATTCCAGGCGTCGGTGCCTATTTCGTGGATGGCGCGCTGAACCGCGACTACACGCTCGTCATGGGGACGGTGGTGATGCTCGCGGGCTTCGTTGTGGCCTTTAATCTCATCGTCGACCTGCTTTACGCCGCCCTTGATCCACGGGTACGCTATGAGTGA
- a CDS encoding peptide ABC transporter substrate-binding protein, producing the protein MDKSWQTLARYLRIGLIAALATGSFAVGASAEVVYRRGNAGDPKTLDQHQTSIDVEANILRDLYDGLLAYDSKGKVTPAAAASWTISPDGKVYTFKLRENGKWSNGDPVKASDFVFSFRRMLDPQTAARYAALHYPIQNARAVNRGEKPPAELGVKAIDDATLEITLEQPTPYFLELLTHQTALPLHQASVEKFGKDFVRPGNLVSNGAFQLTEFVPSDHIKVVKNPNYFDAKDVKVDTVIFYPTEDNAAAVRRFMAGELDTNYQFPIDQLTFLKEKLGAQVRTAPYLSIEYYATNFQKPPFNDPRVRHALSLAIDRDFLAEKTWGGAAVPAYRLTPPGLQNYTPPEIASAGETQLDREDKAKELLKEAGYGPGLKPLKVEIRYNTNDSNKNTATAVADMWKSVLGAEVTLLNSDIKSHYAYLQNKGDFDIARAGWVGDYADPQNFLFLGLSDNAVSNYSRYKNADYDALLKKTDETGDQAQRMKMLSDAEAMIMKDEPIIPLIYRSSLHLVSPKVSGYEDNVQNVHRSRYISIVP; encoded by the coding sequence ATGGACAAGAGTTGGCAAACATTAGCGAGATACCTGCGCATCGGCCTGATCGCAGCTTTGGCGACGGGCTCGTTCGCTGTGGGCGCGTCGGCTGAGGTTGTCTATAGGCGTGGCAATGCGGGCGACCCGAAGACGCTGGACCAGCATCAGACGTCGATCGACGTCGAAGCCAACATCCTGCGCGATCTTTATGATGGCCTTCTCGCCTATGATTCCAAGGGCAAGGTGACGCCTGCGGCAGCCGCGAGCTGGACAATCTCGCCCGATGGCAAGGTTTACACCTTCAAGCTGCGTGAGAACGGCAAGTGGTCGAACGGCGATCCGGTCAAGGCATCGGACTTCGTATTTTCGTTCCGCCGCATGCTCGATCCGCAGACGGCTGCCCGCTACGCCGCCCTGCACTATCCGATCCAGAACGCGCGCGCGGTCAATCGCGGCGAAAAGCCGCCGGCAGAGCTCGGCGTCAAGGCGATCGACGATGCGACGCTCGAGATCACGCTGGAGCAGCCGACACCCTACTTCCTTGAACTCCTGACGCATCAGACCGCGCTGCCGCTGCATCAGGCCAGCGTCGAGAAATTCGGGAAGGACTTCGTCAGGCCCGGCAACCTCGTCTCGAACGGCGCCTTCCAGCTGACCGAGTTCGTGCCCAGCGACCACATCAAGGTCGTCAAGAACCCGAACTATTTTGACGCGAAGGATGTGAAGGTCGACACTGTCATCTTCTATCCGACCGAGGACAATGCCGCCGCGGTACGCCGTTTCATGGCGGGCGAACTCGACACCAACTACCAGTTCCCGATCGACCAGCTGACCTTCCTCAAGGAGAAGCTCGGCGCTCAGGTGCGGACCGCACCGTATCTCTCGATCGAATACTACGCCACCAACTTCCAGAAGCCGCCGTTCAACGACCCGCGCGTGCGCCACGCCCTGTCGCTCGCCATCGACCGCGACTTCCTCGCGGAAAAGACCTGGGGCGGCGCGGCCGTGCCGGCCTATCGCCTCACCCCGCCCGGCCTGCAGAACTACACGCCGCCGGAGATCGCGAGCGCGGGCGAGACCCAGCTCGATCGCGAGGACAAGGCCAAGGAGCTCCTCAAGGAGGCGGGCTATGGCCCAGGACTGAAGCCCCTGAAGGTGGAGATCCGCTACAACACCAACGACAGCAACAAGAATACGGCGACCGCCGTCGCCGATATGTGGAAGTCGGTGCTTGGCGCCGAGGTCACCCTCCTGAACAGCGACATCAAGAGCCATTACGCTTATTTGCAGAATAAGGGTGATTTCGACATCGCCCGCGCCGGGTGGGTGGGCGACTACGCTGATCCGCAGAACTTCCTGTTCCTCGGCCTGTCCGACAACGCGGTCAGCAACTATTCGCGCTACAAGAACGCGGATTATGACGCGCTCCTGAAAAAGACCGACGAGACCGGCGATCAAGCTCAGCGGATGAAGATGCTTTCGGACGCGGAAGCCATGATCATGAAGGACGAGCCGATCATTCCGCTGATCTATCGCTCCTCGCTTCACCTCGTCTCGCCAAAGGTGAGCGGTTACGAGGATAACGTGCAGAACGTGCATCGCAGCCGCTACATCAGCATAGTACCTTGA
- a CDS encoding cysteine synthase A yields the protein MSFAPSVLELIGNTPLIRLKHASELTGCTILGKAEFLNPGQSVKDRAGLYLIKDAVARGQLRPGGTIVEGTAGNTGIGLAVVANALGFRTVIVIPETQSQEKKDALRLLGAELIEVPAVPYANPNNYVKVAGRLAEQLAAETPEGAVWANQFDNVANRQAHLETTGPEIWAQTDGKVDGFIASVGSGGTLAGVGVALKERNPKVVVALADPMGAALHNYYTHGELKSEGSSITEGIGQGRITRNLEGAPVDLSFQIPDAEALPVIFDLLQHEGLCLGGSTGINVAGAIRLARHLGPGHTIVTVLCDYGNRYQSKLFNPTFLREKGLPTPPWLESPTTIKPPLA from the coding sequence ATGTCCTTTGCTCCCAGCGTGCTCGAACTCATCGGCAACACGCCGTTGATCCGCCTCAAGCACGCATCGGAGCTGACGGGCTGCACGATTCTCGGCAAGGCCGAGTTCCTCAATCCCGGTCAATCGGTGAAGGATCGTGCCGGGCTGTACCTGATCAAGGATGCTGTGGCGAGAGGCCAGCTGCGTCCCGGCGGGACCATCGTCGAAGGCACGGCGGGAAATACCGGCATCGGTCTCGCCGTCGTCGCGAATGCACTTGGCTTCCGGACCGTCATCGTCATCCCGGAGACCCAGTCGCAGGAGAAGAAGGATGCGTTGCGCCTGCTCGGCGCGGAACTCATCGAAGTGCCGGCGGTGCCCTATGCCAACCCGAACAACTACGTGAAAGTCGCCGGCCGGCTGGCGGAACAGCTCGCAGCGGAGACGCCGGAAGGCGCCGTCTGGGCGAACCAGTTCGACAATGTCGCCAACCGCCAGGCGCATCTTGAGACCACGGGTCCGGAAATCTGGGCCCAGACCGATGGCAAGGTCGACGGCTTCATCGCCTCTGTCGGCAGCGGCGGCACGCTGGCAGGTGTGGGCGTCGCCCTCAAGGAACGCAATCCGAAGGTCGTCGTCGCGCTCGCCGACCCCATGGGCGCCGCGCTGCACAACTATTACACCCATGGTGAACTGAAGTCCGAAGGCTCCTCGATCACCGAGGGCATCGGCCAGGGACGCATCACGAGGAACCTGGAAGGCGCGCCGGTCGATCTCTCATTCCAGATCCCGGACGCCGAGGCCTTGCCCGTCATCTTCGACCTGCTGCAGCATGAAGGCCTGTGTCTTGGCGGCTCGACCGGCATCAATGTGGCTGGCGCCATACGCCTCGCGCGCCATCTTGGTCCGGGCCACACCATCGTGACGGTGCTCTGCGACTACGGCAACCGCTACCAGTCCAAGCTGTTCAATCCCACCTTCCTTCGCGAAAAGGGCTTGCCCACCCCACCCTGGCTGGAGAGCCCGACAACGATCAAGCCGCCGCTTGCGTGA
- a CDS encoding rhodanese-like domain-containing protein, with product MNPLIDLDYEDVRRGLDDGSILLIDVREAYEYEAGHIPGSISFPLSTFIPAALPEAGSQRVVFSCKAGVRSAQAVALMQQAGYPFREHYRGSFADWLARGGAVAFGPGD from the coding sequence ATGAATCCATTGATCGATCTGGACTACGAGGACGTGAGGCGTGGCCTCGACGATGGCTCGATCCTGCTGATCGACGTGCGGGAAGCTTATGAATATGAGGCGGGCCATATTCCCGGCTCCATTTCATTTCCCCTGTCGACTTTCATCCCGGCGGCGCTGCCGGAGGCGGGCAGCCAGCGGGTCGTCTTTTCCTGCAAGGCGGGTGTCCGGTCAGCGCAGGCTGTCGCGCTGATGCAGCAGGCGGGCTATCCGTTTCGGGAACACTATCGCGGCAGTTTTGCGGATTGGCTGGCGCGAGGCGGGGCCGTCGCTTTCGGCCCCGGCGATTGA
- a CDS encoding ABC transporter permease subunit — protein sequence MSDAALTPAGAPAVKPGRSLAALALLRLRRNRAAVVSFIVLVAITLFCIVGPWLSPHAYDQVYRSYVGVPPSLSAHPAEDTLEEAMRGALDRARIGMRDFSITGSTFRVTLTAPNPIDPRNTRYIDRVDQFRDARVVATEDGGRSLVVEGTVQRQLFLMGTDLAGRDLMTRIMVGGRVSLLVGLLATFVSLVIGVSYGAAAGFFGGRIDMVMMRIVDVLYSLPFVFFVILLVVYFGRDFVLIFVAIGAVEWLDMARITRGQTLALKRREFVEAAHALGVSEPAILRRHIIPNLLGPVVVFMTLMVPKIILLESFLSFLGLGVQAPLTSWGVLIAEGANNIQNAPYLIIFPAIFFVSTLFALNFIGDGLRDALDPRDR from the coding sequence ATGAGTGACGCCGCGCTCACGCCAGCTGGCGCACCTGCTGTCAAACCTGGCCGCAGCCTCGCGGCGCTGGCGCTGCTGCGCCTTCGGCGTAACCGCGCCGCGGTTGTCAGCTTCATCGTGCTCGTCGCAATCACGCTGTTCTGCATCGTCGGCCCCTGGCTCTCGCCCCATGCCTACGATCAGGTCTATCGCTCCTATGTGGGCGTGCCGCCGAGCCTCAGCGCCCATCCGGCTGAGGACACGCTGGAAGAAGCGATGAGAGGCGCGCTGGACAGGGCGCGCATCGGCATGCGCGATTTCTCGATCACCGGGTCCACCTTCAGGGTCACCCTGACCGCGCCCAATCCGATTGATCCCCGCAACACGCGCTATATCGACCGTGTCGACCAGTTCCGGGATGCCAGGGTCGTGGCAACGGAGGACGGCGGCAGGAGCCTCGTCGTCGAAGGCACGGTGCAGCGCCAGCTCTTCCTGATGGGCACGGATCTCGCCGGGCGGGACCTGATGACCCGCATCATGGTCGGCGGGCGCGTCTCGCTCCTTGTCGGCCTGCTCGCCACTTTCGTCAGCCTGGTGATCGGCGTCAGCTACGGCGCCGCAGCCGGCTTCTTCGGCGGACGCATCGACATGGTGATGATGCGCATCGTCGACGTGCTCTATTCCCTGCCCTTCGTCTTCTTCGTCATTCTGCTCGTCGTCTATTTCGGCCGGGATTTCGTGCTGATCTTCGTCGCCATCGGCGCGGTCGAATGGCTCGACATGGCGCGCATCACCCGTGGGCAGACGCTCGCGCTGAAACGCCGCGAATTCGTGGAGGCCGCCCATGCGCTCGGTGTCTCCGAACCGGCGATCCTGCGCCGTCATATCATCCCCAACCTGCTCGGGCCGGTGGTTGTCTTCATGACCCTGATGGTCCCGAAGATCATTCTCCTGGAGAGCTTCCTGTCCTTCCTCGGCCTCGGCGTGCAGGCGCCCCTGACCAGCTGGGGCGTGCTCATCGCCGAGGGCGCCAACAATATCCAGAACGCGCCCTATCTCATCATCTTCCCCGCGATCTTCTTCGTGTCCACGCTCTTCGCGCTGAATTTCATCGGGGATGGCTTGCGCGACGCCCTCGACCCGCGAGATCGCTGA
- the lysM gene encoding peptidoglycan-binding protein LysM, whose amino-acid sequence MGLFSFIKEAGEKLFGASEAKAATPDELKKEIEKNGLKADGLEIAVDGDKVSVKGKTVSTEEAEKIILALGNTIGVASVDNGLAVEKEAVAAVMYTVKKGDTLWKIAEANYGKANGAKYTVIFEANKPMLSHPDKIYPGQVLRIPAL is encoded by the coding sequence ATGGGTCTGTTCAGCTTCATCAAGGAAGCGGGCGAAAAGCTCTTCGGCGCCAGCGAGGCGAAGGCCGCGACGCCGGACGAGTTGAAGAAAGAGATCGAGAAGAACGGTCTCAAGGCCGATGGTCTCGAAATCGCGGTCGATGGCGACAAGGTCTCGGTCAAGGGCAAGACCGTATCGACCGAAGAGGCGGAGAAGATCATCCTTGCGCTCGGCAATACGATCGGTGTCGCGAGCGTCGACAACGGCCTCGCCGTCGAGAAGGAAGCGGTTGCGGCTGTCATGTACACGGTGAAGAAGGGCGATACGCTCTGGAAGATCGCCGAGGCCAACTACGGCAAGGCCAATGGCGCCAAATACACCGTCATCTTCGAAGCCAACAAGCCGATGCTGAGCCATCCCGACAAGATCTACCCCGGACAGGTCCTGCGCATCCCCGCGCTCTGA
- a CDS encoding efflux RND transporter periplasmic adaptor subunit: MFARSFFAAALFLAGAVSVSAQQPGGAPPPVTVAKPLVKKIIDYDEFTGRFEPIDAVEVRSRVGGYLESVDFEDGAYVNKGDLLFVIDRRPFKATLDQAEATLVSAQARLKFAQADLDRAQSLSRSGNISDQLLDQRQQNFLTAKADIDGAEAAVRQARLDYEFTEIRAPISGRIGRKLVSVGNLVTANTTLLTTIVSRDPIYFYFDLDERSFLAYNKVFNLVDDSMTKTRPVEVKIALTDDREPSHTGTLDFVDNRMDQSTGTMRARAIVKNPDLKISPGLFGRVLFPGSPEYEAVLIPDEAVATDQDRRLVWVVADDGTVSPRIVRLGPKSDGYRVIRDGLKGDETIVVVGLQRVRPGGKVTPQMSTLPPQRQ, translated from the coding sequence ATGTTTGCTCGTTCTTTCTTCGCGGCGGCACTCTTCCTGGCCGGCGCAGTATCGGTGTCGGCGCAACAGCCCGGTGGGGCTCCGCCGCCGGTCACGGTCGCCAAGCCGCTCGTCAAGAAGATCATCGACTATGACGAGTTCACGGGGCGTTTCGAGCCGATCGATGCCGTCGAGGTCCGTTCTCGCGTGGGCGGCTATCTCGAATCCGTCGATTTCGAGGACGGCGCCTATGTCAACAAGGGCGATCTTCTTTTCGTCATCGACCGCCGACCCTTCAAGGCGACGCTGGATCAGGCGGAAGCAACGCTGGTCTCGGCCCAAGCCAGATTGAAGTTCGCCCAGGCGGATCTGGACCGCGCTCAGTCGCTCTCGCGCTCCGGGAATATTTCCGATCAGCTCCTTGATCAGCGCCAGCAGAACTTCCTGACTGCGAAGGCCGATATTGATGGGGCCGAGGCAGCTGTGCGCCAGGCACGGCTTGATTATGAGTTCACAGAGATCCGCGCTCCCATTTCCGGCCGCATCGGTCGGAAGCTGGTCAGTGTCGGCAACCTGGTGACCGCCAACACCACGCTGCTCACCACGATCGTTTCCCGCGATCCCATCTATTTCTACTTCGATCTCGATGAGCGGTCATTCCTCGCCTACAACAAGGTGTTCAACCTCGTTGACGACAGCATGACCAAGACACGGCCTGTCGAGGTGAAGATCGCGCTGACCGACGACCGCGAGCCTAGCCATACGGGTACGCTCGACTTCGTGGACAACCGGATGGACCAGTCGACTGGCACGATGCGCGCGCGCGCCATTGTCAAGAATCCGGACCTCAAGATTTCCCCCGGCCTGTTCGGTCGCGTCCTGTTTCCGGGGTCGCCGGAATATGAGGCCGTGCTGATCCCGGATGAGGCAGTGGCCACCGACCAGGACCGCCGCCTCGTCTGGGTTGTGGCTGACGACGGCACGGTCTCGCCGCGCATCGTGCGGCTGGGGCCGAAGTCGGACGGCTATCGCGTCATTCGCGACGGATTGAAGGGTGATGAGACGATCGTCGTCGTCGGCCTGCAGCGCGTGCGGCCGGGCGGCAAGGTCACCCCGCAGATGAGTACTTTGCCGCCGCAGCGACAATAG
- a CDS encoding ABC transporter ATP-binding protein, whose product MVAETIFPAQSGDTLNGAVKEPILAIRGLRVAFATHDGVVEAVKGIDIDIGAGETVAIVGESGSGKSQTMMATMGLLASNGNAQGSIRYRGEELLGLTPKALNRYRGKTIAMIFQEPMTSLDPLFKIERQLIEPLMAHSGLSRSAARARAVELLTKVQIPNPAERIDSYPHELSGGQRQRVMIAMALANKPDVLIADEPTTALDVTVQAHILDLLRDLQHEFGMAIVFITHDLGIVRRFADRTYVMRHGAVVEQGLTGELFAKPRDAYTKMLIEAEPTGRKTPVPPESPVVLSAQNMRVTFRQRRGLFGTDVRTVEAVKGIDLSVRRGETIGIVGESGSGKSTLGRAILGLVPAEGSVRYDGALIHPTDRRAMRPLRRHLQLVFQDPYGSLSPRLTAGEVVTEGLMVHEPGLSRAERDRRAAEAFEEVWLDPATRHRFPHEFSGGQRQRIAIARTMILKPTVVVLDEPTSALDRSVQKSIVELLRHLQTKYGLAYLFISHDLAVVRALSDEILVMKQGAVVERGSVDAIFKAARESYTRELIAAAFLDNPDGRTFT is encoded by the coding sequence ATGGTTGCCGAGACCATATTCCCAGCGCAGAGCGGCGACACACTGAACGGAGCCGTCAAGGAGCCCATCCTTGCGATCCGCGGCTTGAGGGTCGCCTTCGCCACCCATGACGGTGTCGTGGAGGCGGTGAAGGGCATCGATATCGACATAGGCGCGGGCGAGACCGTCGCGATCGTCGGCGAGTCCGGCTCGGGCAAGAGCCAGACGATGATGGCGACCATGGGCTTGCTGGCATCCAACGGCAACGCCCAGGGCTCGATCCGCTATCGCGGCGAGGAATTGCTCGGGCTGACGCCGAAGGCGCTCAACCGCTATCGCGGCAAGACGATCGCGATGATCTTCCAGGAGCCGATGACCTCGCTCGATCCCCTGTTCAAGATCGAGCGGCAGCTCATCGAGCCCCTGATGGCCCACTCCGGCCTGAGCCGGAGCGCCGCCCGCGCGCGCGCCGTCGAGTTATTGACCAAAGTCCAGATTCCGAACCCGGCCGAGCGGATCGATTCCTACCCGCATGAGCTCTCGGGCGGCCAGCGGCAGCGCGTCATGATCGCCATGGCGCTCGCCAACAAGCCGGACGTGCTCATCGCCGACGAGCCGACAACAGCGCTCGACGTCACCGTCCAGGCCCATATCCTGGACCTCCTGCGCGATCTCCAGCACGAATTCGGCATGGCGATCGTCTTCATCACCCACGATCTGGGCATTGTCCGGCGCTTCGCGGACCGCACCTATGTCATGCGCCATGGCGCCGTGGTCGAACAGGGCCTTACAGGCGAACTGTTTGCAAAACCGCGCGACGCCTATACCAAGATGCTCATCGAGGCCGAGCCCACAGGCCGCAAGACACCGGTGCCGCCGGAGAGTCCGGTTGTCCTGTCTGCGCAAAACATGCGCGTCACCTTCCGCCAGCGCCGCGGTCTGTTCGGTACCGACGTGCGTACCGTCGAGGCGGTGAAGGGCATTGATCTGTCCGTTCGCCGGGGTGAGACGATCGGTATCGTCGGCGAGTCCGGATCGGGCAAGTCGACGCTCGGACGGGCTATCCTCGGGCTCGTGCCCGCCGAGGGGAGCGTGCGCTACGACGGCGCCCTCATCCACCCCACCGATCGGCGCGCCATGCGGCCCCTGCGGCGCCATCTCCAGCTCGTCTTCCAGGACCCCTACGGCTCGCTGTCACCGCGGCTGACCGCCGGTGAAGTCGTGACGGAAGGCCTCATGGTGCACGAGCCCGGGCTCAGCCGCGCGGAACGCGATCGCCGCGCCGCGGAGGCCTTCGAGGAAGTCTGGCTTGATCCCGCCACGCGTCACCGGTTCCCGCACGAGTTTTCCGGCGGCCAGCGGCAGCGCATCGCGATCGCCCGCACCATGATCCTCAAGCCGACTGTCGTGGTGCTGGACGAGCCGACGTCAGCGCTCGACAGGTCCGTGCAGAAATCGATCGTCGAGCTGCTGCGGCATCTCCAGACGAAATACGGCCTCGCCTATCTGTTCATCAGCCACGATCTCGCCGTCGTGCGCGCCTTGTCGGACGAAATTCTCGTGATGAAACAGGGCGCGGTGGTCGAACGCGGATCCGTCGACGCGATTTTCAAAGCCGCGCGGGAAAGCTACACTCGGGAATTGATCGCGGCCGCTTTCCTGGACAATCCCGACGGACGCACCTTCACGTAA